In one Jeotgalibacillus haloalkalitolerans genomic region, the following are encoded:
- a CDS encoding ornithine--oxo-acid transaminase codes for MVNSTSIIEKTERYGANNYHPLPIVISEAEGVWVKDPEGNKYMDMLSAYSAVNQGHRHPKIIQALKDQADRVTLTSRAFHNDQLAPWYELICELSGKEMALPMNTGAEAVETAVKTARRWAYEVKGVEKDQAEIIACHGNFHGRTMTAVSLSSEEEYQRGFGPMLPGIKLIPYGDLEALEQAITKNTAAFLIEPIQGEAGIVFPPKGFLKAAKELCEKHNVLFIADEIQAGLCRSGKMFACEWENVNPDMYILGKALGGGVFPISCVVADKDVLGVFNPGSHGSTFGGNPMACAVSIASLEVLKEEKLAERSLEMGQYFMDALKKIDNPMIKEIRGSGLFIGMELKEPARKYCEELKQEGLLCKETHETVIRFAPPLVISKEELDWAIEKITRVLS; via the coding sequence ATGGTTAACTCAACATCAATTATTGAAAAAACAGAGCGCTATGGTGCAAACAACTATCATCCGCTGCCAATCGTGATCTCAGAAGCAGAAGGCGTGTGGGTAAAGGACCCTGAAGGCAATAAATATATGGATATGCTGAGTGCATACTCTGCAGTCAACCAGGGACACCGTCATCCGAAAATCATCCAGGCATTAAAAGATCAGGCTGACCGCGTTACACTGACTTCACGTGCTTTTCATAATGATCAGCTGGCTCCGTGGTATGAATTAATCTGCGAATTGTCAGGTAAGGAAATGGCACTTCCAATGAACACCGGTGCCGAAGCAGTAGAAACGGCAGTAAAAACTGCACGACGCTGGGCTTATGAAGTAAAGGGTGTTGAAAAAGATCAGGCTGAGATTATTGCATGCCACGGCAACTTCCACGGTCGTACAATGACAGCGGTCTCTCTTTCATCTGAAGAAGAATATCAGCGTGGATTCGGTCCGATGCTGCCAGGTATCAAGCTGATTCCATACGGTGATCTTGAAGCACTTGAGCAGGCGATCACAAAAAACACTGCTGCTTTCTTAATTGAACCAATCCAGGGAGAAGCGGGAATCGTGTTCCCACCAAAAGGATTCCTGAAGGCTGCAAAAGAATTGTGTGAAAAGCACAATGTCCTGTTTATTGCTGATGAAATTCAGGCCGGACTTTGCCGCTCAGGTAAAATGTTTGCGTGCGAATGGGAAAATGTGAATCCTGATATGTACATCCTTGGAAAAGCACTTGGCGGAGGCGTGTTCCCGATCTCATGTGTAGTTGCAGACAAAGATGTACTGGGCGTATTCAACCCGGGCTCACACGGATCTACATTCGGCGGAAATCCAATGGCATGCGCTGTGTCGATCGCATCACTTGAGGTACTGAAAGAAGAAAAGCTTGCAGAGCGTTCACTTGAAATGGGTCAATACTTTATGGACGCATTAAAGAAAATTGATAACCCGATGATTAAGGAAATCCGTGGAAGCGGACTGTTTATCGGAATGGAACTTAAAGAGCCTGCGAGAAAGTATTGTGAAGAATTAAAGCAGGAAGGACTGCTTTGTAAAGAAACGCATGAAACAGTGATCCGTTTCGCTCCGCCACTTGTGATTTCAAAAGAAGAACTGGACTGGGCAATCGAAAAAATCACACGCGTTCTTTCTTAA
- the pruA gene encoding L-glutamate gamma-semialdehyde dehydrogenase translates to MMIPYKHEPFTDFSVKENKKAFEDGMKTVEGYLGQDYPLIIDGQRVVTEDKIVSYNPAKKDEVVGRVSKANQELAEKAMQAADEAFKTWRKVKPEVRADILFRAAAIVRRRKHEFSALLVKEAGKPWNEADADTAEAIDFMEYYGREMRAMKEGKKVESRPGEFNQYHYIPLGVGVVISPWNFAFAIMAGTAVAAMVTGNTVLLKPASTTPVVAAKFVEVLEEAGMPKGVVNYIPGSGKEVGDYLVDHPRTRFISFTGSRDVGTRIYERAAKVQDGQVWLKRVIVEMGGKDTIVVDSEADLELAAQSIVKSAFGFSGQKCSACSRAVVLEDVYDQVLDRVVELTKELSLGETKSPDTFMGPVIDQAAFDKIMGYIDIGKEEGRLVAGGEGDSSKGFFIKPTVFADVDPKARIMQEEIFGPVVAFTKAKTFDEAIDIANDTEYGLTGAVITNNRMHQEQAREDFHVGNLYFNRGCTGAIVGYQPFGGFDMSGTDSKAGGPDYLTLHMQAKTTSEML, encoded by the coding sequence ATTATGATTCCTTACAAGCATGAGCCGTTTACTGATTTTTCAGTAAAAGAAAACAAAAAAGCATTCGAAGACGGTATGAAAACCGTTGAAGGATATTTAGGGCAGGATTATCCGCTGATCATTGATGGCCAGCGTGTTGTGACTGAAGATAAAATTGTCTCATATAACCCTGCAAAGAAGGACGAAGTTGTAGGCCGTGTATCAAAAGCGAACCAGGAGCTTGCTGAGAAAGCAATGCAGGCTGCAGATGAAGCGTTCAAAACGTGGAGAAAAGTGAAGCCTGAAGTACGTGCTGATATTCTTTTCCGGGCAGCTGCGATCGTCAGACGACGCAAGCACGAGTTCTCTGCACTGCTTGTCAAGGAAGCTGGTAAGCCTTGGAATGAAGCGGATGCTGACACAGCAGAAGCAATAGATTTCATGGAATACTATGGCCGCGAAATGCGTGCGATGAAAGAAGGTAAGAAAGTTGAAAGCCGTCCTGGCGAATTCAACCAGTACCATTACATTCCACTTGGTGTGGGTGTTGTCATCTCACCATGGAACTTCGCATTTGCAATCATGGCGGGGACTGCAGTTGCAGCAATGGTAACAGGGAACACTGTTCTTCTGAAGCCTGCTTCAACAACGCCAGTCGTTGCAGCGAAATTTGTAGAGGTGCTTGAAGAGGCCGGTATGCCTAAAGGGGTAGTCAACTACATCCCTGGCAGCGGAAAAGAAGTGGGCGACTACCTTGTAGATCACCCGAGAACACGCTTTATCTCTTTCACAGGATCTCGTGATGTAGGAACACGCATTTATGAAAGAGCTGCAAAAGTGCAGGATGGTCAGGTATGGCTGAAGCGCGTGATCGTTGAGATGGGCGGAAAAGATACAATCGTTGTTGACAGTGAAGCGGATCTTGAACTAGCTGCACAGTCAATTGTTAAATCAGCATTTGGCTTCAGCGGACAGAAATGTTCTGCATGTTCAAGAGCAGTTGTACTTGAAGATGTGTATGACCAGGTACTTGACCGCGTAGTAGAATTAACGAAAGAACTATCCCTTGGTGAAACAAAATCTCCTGATACCTTCATGGGACCTGTAATTGATCAGGCTGCATTTGATAAGATTATGGGGTATATTGATATTGGTAAAGAAGAAGGACGTCTTGTTGCAGGTGGCGAAGGCGACAGCAGCAAAGGATTCTTCATCAAGCCAACTGTATTCGCAGACGTTGATCCGAAAGCGCGTATCATGCAGGAAGAAATTTTCGGACCGGTTGTTGCATTTACAAAAGCCAAGACTTTTGACGAAGCAATTGATATTGCAAACGACACTGAATACGGCCTGACAGGTGCTGTAATTACAAATAACCGCATGCACCAGGAACAGGCACGTGAAGATTTCCATGTGGGTAACCTGTACTTCAACCGCGGCTGTACTGGCGCGATTGTAGGCTACCAGCCATTTGGTGGATTCGATATGTCCGGTACAGATTCAAAAGCTGGCGGACCGGATTACCTGACACTTCACATGCAGGCAAAAACAACTTCAGAAATGCTTTAA
- the yugI gene encoding S1 domain-containing post-transcriptional regulator GSP13, with translation MSTKFEAGQELKGKVTGIQPYGAFVALDENTQGLVHISEVTHGFVNDINDHLSVGQEVNVKVLSVDENAGKYSLSIRATEEAPEKPQRKERRAQPSKSVSHTEDTTGFNSLKDKLQEWIDQSDMKR, from the coding sequence ATGTCTACAAAATTCGAAGCAGGTCAAGAACTAAAAGGTAAAGTTACAGGAATTCAGCCATACGGTGCGTTCGTTGCACTTGATGAAAATACACAAGGTCTAGTACACATTTCAGAAGTAACTCACGGTTTCGTTAACGACATTAACGATCACCTTTCAGTAGGTCAGGAAGTAAACGTAAAAGTTCTTTCTGTTGATGAAAATGCTGGTAAATACAGCCTTTCAATCCGTGCGACTGAAGAAGCACCTGAAAAGCCACAGCGTAAAGAGCGCCGTGCACAGCCTTCTAAGTCTGTATCACACACTGAAGATACTACAGGTTTCAACAGCCTGAAGGACAAGCTTCAGGAGTGGATCGACCAGTCTGACATGAAGCGATAA
- a CDS encoding sigma 54-interacting transcriptional regulator, with amino-acid sequence MHSIQHSAFISSMIDVIDRGIHVVDANGRTIFYNQKMREMEGTGDIDLLDKRLLDVFQFHPDEQSTLLQALTLKEPILNVQQSYFNVKGHEITAINDTYPIVIDGEVLGAIEISREVTAIEHEISSHKKLSSFDHWAGTSPIIQQMIAEGKRAAASDDFLLLCGEAGTGKELLAQSIHLERGLHESSFIGMDFRSSSEERSERFIDELQSHQKKTLFMGHAEYLPIHLQKNLAEKLLSEKRKSRDERIDIILTLSEDPIDAIQSGKLLKELYYVVSERTVFVPSLRERKEDISELVRYFIEQFNIRFQTAVSGTADEVIKLFREYDWPGNVRELEHVMEASMLALGSEDEVSYSHLPHYFRLKFDDPASSMPALDGSAFMVKEGKASQTLDSFLHEAESYYIQKSLQYHEFNITKTADALGMSRQNLQYRMKKHGLKVKG; translated from the coding sequence TTGCACTCAATTCAGCATTCAGCTTTTATTTCATCAATGATCGATGTGATTGACCGTGGTATTCACGTTGTGGATGCAAACGGACGAACCATTTTTTATAATCAGAAAATGCGTGAAATGGAAGGTACAGGGGATATTGACCTGCTCGATAAACGTCTGCTTGATGTCTTTCAGTTTCACCCTGATGAACAGAGCACCTTACTCCAGGCACTGACGTTAAAGGAACCTATCCTGAATGTTCAGCAGTCTTATTTTAATGTAAAAGGTCATGAAATTACCGCGATTAATGATACTTATCCCATTGTGATAGATGGCGAAGTACTTGGTGCAATAGAGATTTCAAGGGAAGTAACAGCGATTGAGCATGAGATCAGCTCACATAAAAAACTGTCATCCTTCGATCACTGGGCAGGCACTTCCCCGATCATTCAGCAGATGATTGCTGAAGGCAAGCGGGCAGCAGCGAGCGATGACTTTCTGTTACTTTGCGGGGAAGCCGGGACAGGCAAGGAATTGCTTGCGCAAAGTATTCATCTTGAAAGAGGATTGCACGAAAGCAGTTTTATTGGCATGGATTTCAGAAGCTCTTCTGAAGAACGGAGTGAGCGTTTTATTGATGAACTCCAAAGTCATCAGAAAAAAACTCTTTTTATGGGGCACGCTGAGTATTTGCCTATTCACCTGCAGAAAAACCTTGCAGAAAAATTATTAAGCGAAAAACGGAAATCCCGCGACGAACGGATCGATATCATTTTAACGTTGAGTGAAGACCCGATCGATGCAATTCAGTCAGGAAAACTGTTGAAAGAACTCTATTACGTTGTCAGTGAAAGAACCGTTTTCGTACCGTCTTTACGGGAGCGGAAAGAAGATATCAGTGAACTTGTACGGTACTTTATTGAACAGTTCAATATCCGTTTTCAAACTGCGGTTTCAGGAACAGCCGATGAAGTGATTAAGCTTTTCAGAGAGTATGACTGGCCTGGGAATGTGAGAGAGCTCGAACATGTGATGGAAGCTTCTATGCTGGCACTTGGCAGTGAAGATGAGGTTTCATACTCTCACCTGCCCCACTACTTCAGACTGAAGTTTGATGATCCTGCCAGCAGTATGCCTGCGCTGGACGGGTCAGCTTTTATGGTAAAAGAGGGCAAAGCGTCACAGACACTCGACAGCTTTCTACATGAGGCGGAATCATACTACATTCAGAAGTCTCTTCAGTATCATGAATTTAATATCACGAAAACGGCTGATGCGCTTGGTATGAGCAGGCAGAATCTGCAGTACCGGATGAAGAAGCATGGGTTGAAGGTGAAGGGGTAG